Within Thermococcus celer Vu 13 = JCM 8558, the genomic segment CTCTCAACGAGCTGAACGGTACCGTCCAGAACGAGGAGCTTGCCGAAGCCCTCCGTCTCGTACAGCTCAAGCTTCTGATACTCCGTTTGGACCTCAAACAGCTTCCTTTTGACCTTAAAGCCGACACCGTAGCCGCGGGGATACCACTCTACGAAGGCTCTCTCCCTTTCGTTGAATCCCATCGCTCTCACCGCCCTTAGGTACGGCAAGGGGTTTTAAACCTTGAGGTCTCTATCGTTTCGAAAGTTTTTTAATATAATTTCCCATTAAGTTACCTAATGATGAACTGGAAGAAAATAGATAAGGATTTGCTGAGGTTCCTCGAAGACGCCGTACCGAGGACATACGAGGATACAAGATACGGAGTCCCACACCTCGTGGGCGAGATAGAACTTTCGAACGATGACCCCCGGGTTGATCTCTCCACCGTGATTTTCAACGGGAGCAGGTACCCCTTGGCCTTCCTTGATGAAGGTTTTTTCAAATTCATGTACCCGATTGAAGATGCCAACCCCTACGTTGTCTTCCTCGAGGTAAGGAACTTTTTCGAAAAGACTCTGGGGGATTCCAGTTTTAGGGTCGTTCTCCGGACTTCTCCCCCGGAGTTTCTCAGGGGCATAGGGCTTGAAGTCCTGTGGACGAGCGAGTACATGATGGGCGGCTCTGAATTCGTTCAGGTATGGGCCGTCTCTGAAACTTCTAGATACAACCTCCTCTTTGAGAAGAGGGGGGACTCCTTCCTCTTCAGGGATATAAAAAAGGTGGACGAGCCTCAGTAGGGGAACATCACAACGGCGGCTATCGCGGCGGCCGGTTTTTCTCTCACGGTTACGCTCGCGCTCGCGACCTTGAACTCGGCCAGCTTCCAGCCGCGCACGGCGAAACCTTCCTCGACCATCCTCCTAACCATCTCCTCGGCCTCTTCCCGGGTGCAGTAACCGGAGTACTCGTAGATGAGGCCGCCCTCGTTGTTCTCACTTATCCCGACACCCAGGGCCGCGCTGATGGTCATGCCTGGCTCGTCGCTCTCTATGTGGGCGTAGACGGTCGGAAGAAGCATCCCCGTCGGGACGTCGTGGACCCTGTCTATCCACTCGATGTGCGCCGGAATCACGCTGCTGAGCTTGACGAGGTTGACGTTCCCTATGCCGAGCTTGAGGAGTGCGTTGTCGAAGGCGTTTAGCTTTGTGCCCCCCTCTGCTGTGGCGGCCCCAATGAAGGCCCTCCTGGGCGTTGTCCAGCTCATCCCGGTTTCCCCCTTATCTTTTTTGAGTTACAAGGGTACAGGTCAAAGTCACGTTTTCTATCGCTACTTCGGACTGCACTTAAAAACGTTTCGTTATGCCGAACGGCGGAACGACGATTGGAATTCTGATGAAACGGCCACAAAAATGGGAGTTTCGCTTAATCCAGCGGCTCTCCGGCCCTGTACCTGTAGTGGTTTATTACCCTGCCCAACGTGGCCGAGGTGAAGACACCGAGGACGCTGGCGAGGGAGGCTATGGCGTAGGCGTGCTGGCTTAAAACCCCCGAGACGAAACCTATCTCACCAACGAGAAGGCCGAGGACACCGAAGCTCGCTATTCCGGCCCCCCGTGCGAGTGACGTGGGGACGCTCCCGTGCCTAACCATAACCGACGAGAGGAGCAGCCTTACCGAGTACACCACCACGAAGAACTCCACAACGACGAAGGACAGCTCCGTCTCAAAGTTCAGGCCGCGCCAGGCGAAGAATATGGGGGCAAATATCCCGTAGGTAACACCGCTGACGATCGTCGTGAGCCTGTCGTACTGCTTCGTCCCCACCATGTCGCTGTGCATCATCAAGCCGGCCATGAAGCCACCTATGCTGAAGTGCAGGCCTATCTCCTCGCTGATGAAGGCAAGGGAAGTGGAGAACACCATGAAGAGACCGAAGACCGCCTCATCGCTCTTTAGCCTGCGGAGGAACCTTATTATCATGACCTTGTGCCTGATTCCTATTACGTAGTTGAGGTACAGCAAAATCCCAATGAAGATCGCATCCTTGAGCACCGTCTCGAAGACCGGTAGGTAGCTCCCGGGTTTCTCGTGCAGTCGCACCATAACGTAGACGATGAAGAGGCTCATTATCTCGCTTATGACCGCGTAGGAGAGGGCAACGTGGAGGAAGTCCCCGCCGAAGAAACGCCTGAGCCTAAGAACCACGGGTGCCGAAGCCGTCGAGATTATGGATGCAACGATGAGGGCGTCGGAGTTAAGCCTCCATCCCGTAAAGGGCAGGGTCACGAGCAGCATTACGAGGTACGTGACGACATAGAGCGGCAGGGTCTTCTTTCCGCCGTAGTGGAGCTCCTCCGGCGTTACCTCCAGACCCGCCGATATCATCAGGAAGAATAGACCGAGCTCCGCCAGCAGTGAGGTCTGCTCCCTCGGCATCTCGACCAGGAGGGCGCTGAGTATCATCCCTGCGGTTATCTCCCCGAGGAAGCCGGGGTAGCCCACCCTCTCAAAAACCTCCGCAAGGAGCCTCGCGAACGCTATAATGACGAAGATGTAGCCTATGATTTCCATACTGGAATCTTACGGCGGCAGGGTTAATAACGCTTCCGCCGACAAGGTTTTATGGAGATTGATGTTACTTCCAAGCATGAGGCACTATGAGATAGTCAGGATAAGAGAGACTGGAAAGGTTGAAATACCGAGGGATTACGCCTACGAGCTCGGTATCGTGGAAGGTGCATACTTCCTCCTGGAGATGGACACCGACCTCAACGAGGTCCACATGGAGCGCATAGCCCTTCCGGGAAAGAAGCTCGTCGAAGCCGAGCTGATAGTTGAGGACAAACCCGGTGTCCTTGCAAAAATAAGCGGGCTCTTCGGAAGACATGGGGTGAACATACTTTTCAGCGAGGCCGAGGAGCTTGAGGGCATAGGGCTGGCTGGAATAGCTGCGGTCATAGATGTGAGTGGACTGAAGGGCACCCTTGAGGAACTTAAAGGGGAGCTTGAGGGGCTGAACGTCGTGAGGGAGGTTACCCTAAGACCACTGGAGTAGGAGCATTATCAGGAGGAAGAAGACGAAGAACCCCGTGAGTACATTGACTTCTCGCCCGATTTCCATTGTGTATCCTTTCGGCTCTTTTTCGAGTACTCCCGCTCTTTTGAGCGCCCAGAAAATCACCAAAGCCAGACCTATGTAGATAAGCTCCACCGGCTTTGGCCTTGATCCGAGGTAAATACCGAGGAAAAGGATGGTGAGGGCGAGAAAGAGGGAGCACACAAGGGGAACGCCCCCTGTTTTCCCAGCTCTGCCTTTTGAGAGGTGGTAGTTGAGCTTTGAAAGTGAGACCAGCGTTCCGAGGGTTCCTATCTGGATAACCCATCCCCAGGCCGCGGGGAGTCCAGCTGAGAGGAGCCCCTTGGCGTGGGAACCCATCAGCGGTGAAATTCCGCCCAGGGCAAGGCTGAGCGTCAGCACCGAAAAGGCTATCATCGGAGCGTTTCTGTATCCGAACTCCCCGAGCTTTCGTGACTTCCCTCCGAGGCTTCCAACGCTCAGGAAGAGGCCCCCCTTGGCCAGAGAATGCGCCAGCGCGTAGTAGGCCGCCCCCGTGAAGTTAAGGGTGCCTATCCCGAGCAGGACGTAACCCATCTGCGAAACCGTTGAGTACGCCAGGAAACGCTTCGCCTCCGCCTGAAGGAGCATCATAACCACGCCGAAAAAGATGGAAGCGGTGGCCACCGTTAACGCCGCGGTTTTCAGGCTCTCCCCAACCGGCAACGCCGAGAACAGGAGCATCATCCCGTAAGCTGGGGCATTCACAACGGCCCCGCTGAGCATCGCACTGACGGGCGTGGGGGCCTTTGAGTGAGCATCCGGGAGCCAGAAGTGGAGGGGGAAGACTCCGGCCTTCATGATGAGGGCCGTGAGCGCTATCCCCAGTGCGGCGTTTAACTCTCTGCCCGGGAGTGCAGTCCCGGCAACGAGCTTAACGTTGAGGTACCCCGTCTCCATGTACACCAGTCCGAGGGCGAAGATGAAGAGGTAGGAAGCTAAGAGGGAGAGGATGAGGTACTTGAAGGCGGCCCTTTTAGCTCCCTTCTCCCCCGAAAACGCAACCAGCGCGAAGGCCGAAACCGAGGCTATCTCCATGTAAATGTAGAAGTTGAAGAAGTCCCTCGCCAGGAACGCCCCCAGTAAGCCGGCGTGCATGAGGAGGAGAACCGCCAGAACCTTGGGGGTCTTCTTCTCCCTGAAATCGAAATAAGACAGGGAATAGAAGGCCACCGTGATGAAGAGAATCAGCTCACCGGCGATGAGCGGGGCGTTTACCCCACCGATTCCAACCTCTATACCGGCCACCTTGCTCCAACCACCGACCACTTCCTCCCTTCCGTTTTCCATAAGGAAGATCCCCGCCGGGAAAGCCGCCCCGAGGAGGAAGGAGGTCTTTATCAGGGGTTTTCTCGCCCGTAGAGTGTCCAGGATGACGGTTATGAACGCGAACAGGAGTGGAAATGCCACCATAAGAGGAATCACCGGCCATCCCTCCCCATGCGGATTACTATGGCCAGGGCGAGCGATGTTATCGTCACATCAACGACGAGGGTGGTCAGCATCAGTGTCGCGGGCAGTGGATCGACCGGGTTCGTCGGCATTATCGGAACGTCCTTTCCGGGGGAATAGGCCAGGCCGACGAAGAACAGGACGAGCCCGAGGGAGACCACGTTCATGGAGAGCACTAACTTTATCGGCTCCCTCCTGGCCATAAG encodes:
- a CDS encoding pyruvoyl-dependent arginine decarboxylase, with translation MSWTTPRRAFIGAATAEGGTKLNAFDNALLKLGIGNVNLVKLSSVIPAHIEWIDRVHDVPTGMLLPTVYAHIESDEPGMTISAALGVGISENNEGGLIYEYSGYCTREEAEEMVRRMVEEGFAVRGWKLAEFKVASASVTVREKPAAAIAAVVMFPY
- a CDS encoding cation:proton antiporter subunit C, with translation MISPEQAGVVIMLVGIYGLMARREPIKLVLSMNVVSLGLVLFFVGLAYSPGKDVPIMPTNPVDPLPATLMLTTLVVDVTITSLALAIVIRMGRDGR
- a CDS encoding cation:proton antiporter produces the protein MEIIGYIFVIIAFARLLAEVFERVGYPGFLGEITAGMILSALLVEMPREQTSLLAELGLFFLMISAGLEVTPEELHYGGKKTLPLYVVTYLVMLLVTLPFTGWRLNSDALIVASIISTASAPVVLRLRRFFGGDFLHVALSYAVISEIMSLFIVYVMVRLHEKPGSYLPVFETVLKDAIFIGILLYLNYVIGIRHKVMIIRFLRRLKSDEAVFGLFMVFSTSLAFISEEIGLHFSIGGFMAGLMMHSDMVGTKQYDRLTTIVSGVTYGIFAPIFFAWRGLNFETELSFVVVEFFVVVYSVRLLLSSVMVRHGSVPTSLARGAGIASFGVLGLLVGEIGFVSGVLSQHAYAIASLASVLGVFTSATLGRVINHYRYRAGEPLD
- a CDS encoding proton-conducting transporter transmembrane domain-containing protein, whose translation is MVAFPLLFAFITVILDTLRARKPLIKTSFLLGAAFPAGIFLMENGREEVVGGWSKVAGIEVGIGGVNAPLIAGELILFITVAFYSLSYFDFREKKTPKVLAVLLLMHAGLLGAFLARDFFNFYIYMEIASVSAFALVAFSGEKGAKRAAFKYLILSLLASYLFIFALGLVYMETGYLNVKLVAGTALPGRELNAALGIALTALIMKAGVFPLHFWLPDAHSKAPTPVSAMLSGAVVNAPAYGMMLLFSALPVGESLKTAALTVATASIFFGVVMMLLQAEAKRFLAYSTVSQMGYVLLGIGTLNFTGAAYYALAHSLAKGGLFLSVGSLGGKSRKLGEFGYRNAPMIAFSVLTLSLALGGISPLMGSHAKGLLSAGLPAAWGWVIQIGTLGTLVSLSKLNYHLSKGRAGKTGGVPLVCSLFLALTILFLGIYLGSRPKPVELIYIGLALVIFWALKRAGVLEKEPKGYTMEIGREVNVLTGFFVFFLLIMLLLQWS
- a CDS encoding ACT domain-containing protein, with amino-acid sequence MRHYEIVRIRETGKVEIPRDYAYELGIVEGAYFLLEMDTDLNEVHMERIALPGKKLVEAELIVEDKPGVLAKISGLFGRHGVNILFSEAEELEGIGLAGIAAVIDVSGLKGTLEELKGELEGLNVVREVTLRPLE